A portion of the Rhodopseudomonas sp. BAL398 genome contains these proteins:
- a CDS encoding alpha/beta fold hydrolase, with protein MQFFEAQGVATAYRVSGRGVPIVLLHGGEADHAMFDDLASALNDHFTVIAYDQRDSGVTRNPSSPYSLADLADDVAALICGLGHDRIHVMGTSLGGLIAQALAARHPDRIDRLILSSTWKIDRGPLEVNPDAFRALAAYRSDVATHAPKIAEYFFPPECLRRRPELIEIFRGTSRDDGQKARRAALLTKPVAADLSAFDRPTLLLAGSADRLIPNSETFAIGSDLKRAQTRVIEQVGHVSAIEAPERVAQAIVAFLNPTTATE; from the coding sequence AAGCCCAGGGCGTGGCGACGGCCTATCGGGTCTCCGGCCGTGGCGTGCCGATCGTGCTGCTGCATGGTGGCGAGGCCGATCATGCGATGTTCGATGACCTTGCGAGTGCGTTGAACGATCACTTCACGGTCATCGCCTATGATCAGCGCGATTCCGGTGTCACGCGAAATCCGTCGTCGCCCTATTCGCTGGCCGATCTGGCCGACGATGTTGCCGCGCTGATCTGCGGCCTCGGCCACGATCGAATCCATGTGATGGGGACGTCGCTCGGCGGCCTCATCGCGCAGGCGCTGGCGGCGCGGCATCCGGATCGGATCGACCGGTTGATACTCAGCAGCACCTGGAAGATCGACAGGGGGCCGCTCGAGGTCAATCCGGACGCGTTCCGTGCGCTGGCCGCATATCGCTCCGACGTGGCCACCCATGCTCCGAAGATCGCCGAATACTTCTTTCCCCCGGAATGCCTGCGCCGGCGGCCGGAATTGATCGAGATCTTCCGCGGCACCAGCCGCGACGACGGACAAAAGGCCCGCCGCGCCGCGCTGCTGACTAAGCCGGTTGCGGCGGATTTGTCGGCCTTCGATCGGCCGACGCTGTTGCTGGCCGGAAGCGCGGATCGCCTGATTCCCAATTCAGAGACATTTGCGATCGGCTCCGATCTGAAGCGTGCACAGACGCGCGTGATCGAGCAAGTCGGCCATGTGTCGGCCATCGAAGCGCCGGAACGGGTGGCACAGGCGATCGTCGCCTTTCTGAATCCAACCACGGCGACTGAATAA